The DNA sequence TCAGTTCCATCCCCCCTTGCTCGACCGAAATCTCGACACGCGTCGCCCCGGCGTCGAGCGAGTTCTCCGCCAATTCCTTGACGACGCTCGCCGGCCGCTCGATCACCTCGCCGGCAGCGATCTTATTGACGACGGAAGTGGGGAGGCGGAGGATCGGCATAGGGCGGAGCAGGGGTCGGGGGTCGGAGATCGGGGGTCAGAGAGGGAATGACGAATGTCGAATTTCTAATGACGAAGGAGCGAACTAGCTTCTTTTCTTCTGGTTTCTGACTTCTGGTTTCCTGTCTTTCAACTGACCACCGACCACTGACCACCGACCACTGTCACAGCCCGTATTCCTTGATCTTCCGATACAGCGTTCGTTCGCCGATGGCGAGCATGCGGGCGGCTTCTTCGCGATTGCCGTCGGCTGCGGTGAGAGTCTCGGTGATGAACATCCGTTCGATCTCTTCCAGCGGGCGACCGACCAGCGAAGCCAGTCCGACACCGCCGGCCGGAGACGCACCGACGGGATGCTCGACCGTCGTGCCGGCCGTCTCTTCCGTCGCCGGATCGACGAGCTCACTCGGCAGATCATCGACGTCGAGCACGCCGTCCATATCGACGACGATCATCCGTTCGACGGCGTTGCGCAATTCGCGGACGTTCCCCGGCCAGTCGTAGGCCATCATCCTACGTCGAGCAGCGGTCGACATGCTCTTGACCGTCTTCTCGTGCTGCTTCGCGAACTGCTTCATGAAGTGCTCGATCAACAACGGAATATCTTCCCGCCGATCGACCAACCGCGGCAAGACGATCGTGACGACTTTCAATCGATGATAGAGATCGCTCCGAAACGTCCCGGCCGCGATCGCTTGTTCGAGATTGCGGTTCGTCGCCGAGATGATCCGCACATTGACTTTGACTTGCTCATTCGAGCCGACGCGCGTAATCTCGCTGCTCTCCAAGACGCGGAGCAATTTGATCTGCGTCGGCATCGGCATGTCGCCGACTTCATCAAGAAACAAAGTGCCGCCGTTGGCGTATTCGAATTTGCCGATCCGGTCGTGCCGGGCGTCGGTAAACGCACCGGCGACGTGCCCGAAAAGTTCGCTTTCGAGAATGGTATCGCTGAGCGCAGCGCAGTTCAGCGCCACGAACGGCTTGTTTTTCCGCGGGCTGTTGTGATGAATCGCCTGGGCGACGAGTTCCTTGCCGGTTCCCGTCTCCCCTTGAATCAGCACGGCGGCGTTCGTCGGAGCGACCCGTTTCAACAACCCGATCAGGTCGTTCATTTTCGTACTAGTGCCGACGACCCCTTCGAAGCCGAACTTCTCGTCGAGCCGGCGATTGAGCTCGATATTCGTCCGCCGCAGCCGAGCCGCGACCGCCGCTTTCTCAGTGACGGCTCGCAGCTGGTTGATATCCAGCGGCTTAAGTAGGTAATTGAACGCCCCTTGCTGCATCGCTTCGACGGCCGAAGGAACGGTGCCGTGCCCGGTTACGAGAATGACTTCCGCGTCCGGCTGGTCGTCTTTCGCGCGGGCCAAGACTTCCAAGCCACCGACGTCGTTCATCACCAGGTCGGTAATGATGACGTCGAACTCGTTGCGCTCTAATTGCTTCAACCCCTCGGGCCCGCTCGTGGCCGTGGTGCAATCGAAGCCGACCCGCTCGAGACCGTCGGCCATCGTCAAGGCGTGCGGCTCATCGTTGTCGATGATCAGCACCTTGCTGCGCGTGAGGGGTTCGGTGACGGGTTTGGGAGCGGCTTTGGCCGCGGTCTTGGACATAGGGCAATCATACCCAATCCCGCGGGAGGTGCGGAGGGGGCAGGGGGAGCGAACCCAAGCGCCGATGCACGGATTTCGTGACTTAAACTTCGCGTTCCTGCGGCGCGGCATCCGTCGATTCGTGCAACGCCGAGTCTTCGCCCAAGCGCCGAAGCATCGGCAGCTCGATCGTAAAGCGAGTTCCACGGCCGAGCTCGCTTTGACAGGTAACCGTTCCGCCGTGCGCCTCGATCACTTTGCCCGTCATCGGCAGGCCGAGGCCCGTGCCGCCGGGCTTCGTCGAATAGAACGCCTCGAAGATGCGGGCCAGGGTCTTTTCGTCCATCCCACAACCGGTGTCGATGAGATGCAGACAAACTCCGCGCGGCGTCGTGTCGGTCGCGACGACGAGTTGCCCGCCGCCGGGCATCGACTGCTGCGCGTTGAGAATGAGATTGAGCATCGCCCCACGAAACTGCTCGCGATCGAGCAGCACGCTCGGCAAATCGGAACGCAAGTACGGCACGATTTCGATGCGGCTCTCTTCGGCTTTCGGGCGAAAGAAGTCGAGCAGTTTGCGAAGCTCTTCGTTCAAGTCGCTCGGCTCGAAGTTGAGCCGGCGCACCTTGGCGAAGTTCAAGAAGTCGTCGAGGATCGTTTGCAGCCGGCGACATTCGCGCTGCACCATTTGGATCTTCGCCGAGATCCGCTTATCGCGCGGTGTCTGAATGTCTACGAAGTCTTCGGCCAAGAGCTCCATGTTGAGCACGATCGTCGACAACGGATTCTTGATCTCATGAGCGAGCGAGCCGGTGAGCCGCGCGATCTGCGCATACTGCTCGGCATGGCTCTCGCGTAGAGCGTCTTCTTCGGTGCGTACTCCGTTGTCGATCATGAATGCCGGCGGCCGAATTCAGGCGACGAAGATCGGGGCGATCAAAACGAAAAAGCCCGGCGGCCGCAATAGCGACCGCCGGGCCTATTATACCGCACCGCACACGATGTTGCGGCGACGTTTTACTTCGATAACTACTAGGCGCTCGGGGCCGTGGCTTCGCCTGCTTCGCGCATCGCAGCCTTGCGGCTGAGCTTCACGCGGTCTTGGTCGTCGATGGCGATGACCTTAACTTGGATGATGTCGCCGACGCGGCAAACATCCCCCACGCTCCCGACATAGCCGTCGGCGAGTTCGCTGATGTGGCAGAGCCCATCCTTGCCGGGCAGGATTTCGACGAACGCACCGAAGTCTTTCACGCTCGAGACACGGCCTTCGTAGATCTTGCCGATCTTGACCGTCTCGGTGAGCGCTTCGACCCGACGCATACAGGCCTTCGCCGAAGCCGAATCGGCGCTGGCGACGATGACCGTGCCGTCGTCGTCGACGTCGATCGTCGCACCGGTTTCTTCTTGGATCGCACGAATCGTCTTTCCGCCCGGACCGATCAAGAGGC is a window from the Planctomycetia bacterium genome containing:
- a CDS encoding sigma-54 dependent transcriptional regulator, with translation MSKTAAKAAPKPVTEPLTRSKVLIIDNDEPHALTMADGLERVGFDCTTATSGPEGLKQLERNEFDVIITDLVMNDVGGLEVLARAKDDQPDAEVILVTGHGTVPSAVEAMQQGAFNYLLKPLDINQLRAVTEKAAVAARLRRTNIELNRRLDEKFGFEGVVGTSTKMNDLIGLLKRVAPTNAAVLIQGETGTGKELVAQAIHHNSPRKNKPFVALNCAALSDTILESELFGHVAGAFTDARHDRIGKFEYANGGTLFLDEVGDMPMPTQIKLLRVLESSEITRVGSNEQVKVNVRIISATNRNLEQAIAAGTFRSDLYHRLKVVTIVLPRLVDRREDIPLLIEHFMKQFAKQHEKTVKSMSTAARRRMMAYDWPGNVRELRNAVERMIVVDMDGVLDVDDLPSELVDPATEETAGTTVEHPVGASPAGGVGLASLVGRPLEEIERMFITETLTAADGNREEAARMLAIGERTLYRKIKEYGL
- a CDS encoding sensor histidine kinase, with translation MIDNGVRTEEDALRESHAEQYAQIARLTGSLAHEIKNPLSTIVLNMELLAEDFVDIQTPRDKRISAKIQMVQRECRRLQTILDDFLNFAKVRRLNFEPSDLNEELRKLLDFFRPKAEESRIEIVPYLRSDLPSVLLDREQFRGAMLNLILNAQQSMPGGGQLVVATDTTPRGVCLHLIDTGCGMDEKTLARIFEAFYSTKPGGTGLGLPMTGKVIEAHGGTVTCQSELGRGTRFTIELPMLRRLGEDSALHESTDAAPQEREV